The segment CCGCTGGCCAATGGCGAACTCGATAACCCCAACTTTCACTTGCCCACCCTGGCTGGTACGCCACTGCTTGCCCCATCCGCAGCTGCCCCGGGCGGACGTGCTGCCCTCATCACCTTCGATGGCGCTCAACTCGATTTTACTCAGATTCAAAACAGGGATGTGGATGGCGATGGCGTTCCTGACCATGGGGATGACCCCGCCTGGATCATCACACTGCCTGACCTTGAATACGTCGATTCCAACACAACACCGACTGCACCTGATGGCAGCAGTCCGGTCGTCTACATTCCTTTGACCCTTAATGGGCCAACCAATGTCGGCACCATTGGTGAAGTCGCCTCTGTTGCACCCGTTCCCACCCAAAACGCCGTCGTACTCTCGTTTGGCAGCACGACTGTGGCTCAGCAGCGATTCCTGGTCGATACCGGTTCGCAAGTCAGTACCATTTCCACGGCACTGGCTCAGTCCCTGGGTCTGGATCTGTCCCAGCCTGGCTTCACCACCACCATCGTAGGCGCGGGCGGCGTTACTGAAGATGTGCCAGGGTACATTCTCGATGAACTGACTTTACCCACCAGCGACGGTGGAACCATCACCTGGACACAGGTGCCTGTGCACGTGATTGATGTACCTGGTGGCTATGCAGGCGTTCTTGGCACCAACATTCTGAACACCGCATCAATAGCCAGCTACGATCCATACCGTTCGGATGGCGCATCGCTGGGCCTCTCCTTCTGGACCAATCGGCCTGATGATCCTGCACCACGCTCCTGGGCTTTCTCACTGACGCTGGAGTTGGCTGGGTTAATCGCGATGGTCGATTTCCCGCAAGGATTTTTGATGCCGGGCGCTCGTTTCTCGACGGGCCAGGTCACCGGGCAGGTTTTCCAGGACGACAACAGAAATGGCAGCCTTGATACCAATGAGTCGGCATTACCATATTCCGTCGTCTATGCTGATTTGAACAACAATCTCCTTCGCGATAGTAACGAACCCTTCGCCAACAGTGGTGGCACCGGTTTCTACAGCCTCTCTGGCCTGCCCACTAACAAGGCCAGCACCATTCGTATGGAATTGTATCAGGGGCTGGGTTCCACTCCTCGAAGCGTTACACCTCGAAGTGGGCAATCTTCTATCCAGCTCAATTTTGGTGCGACTACACCTCCACCCCAGGTTGCTACGGTCACGGTGAATAACGGTGATGCCCAGCGATCCATGGTGACGAGTATCACGCTGACTTTCAATCAGGAAGTACGAATACTGTCTGATGCGTTCAGCCTCTTTCGCAAAGGCAGCAAGTCTTCGCTGCCTCTGCATGCAGTGACCACTTCCGAAGGTGGAATCACCACAGTCACTCTCAGCTTCCCCGGCAACAGTTCCCGCACCAACTCTCTGCGTGATGGCGACTATCAACTCGTGGCACGCAGCAACCGCATCACTGGCTTGGATGGACGCACGCTGGATGGCAATAGTAATTTCATAAGTGGCGACAACTACTCATATCGTTTCCATCGCTTATTCGGCGATGTAAACGGCGATCATCGCGTCAACCAGACCGACTATGTCCAATTCCGCCAGGCTATGAGTGATGGCTACTTCTCTGAACTGGTTCGCATCTTCGATTCCAATGGCAACAAACGAATCGACGTCAGCGATTATTTGGTCTTCCTGTTGAATCGCACCCGATAGGGATGAGTTGATTTGAAATAACTACTCATCGTATTACTGCTTTGCAAAAGCTGTCCGGAATTCTGAAGCAGTTTCACCAGTTTTTATCGCCCATTGGTCATCTAACGATTTCATATGTATCTGGCTCGACAACATTGATTCATTCTAAGCCTTTGGTTTTGTTTCTCCTGTGATTACACCTTAAAACTGCTCCAGAAACGCCAGATCATTGCTCCAGAAATGGCGGATATCATTGATGCCGTGCAGCAGCATGGCAATGCGTTGTGGCCCCAGGCCGAAGGCGAAGCCGGTGAAGCGTTCGGGGTCGTATCCGCCGTTCTGCAACACAGTGGGGTGGATCATGCCTGCACCCATGATTTCGAGCCAGCCGGTGCCCTTGGTGAGCCGTTCGCTGGCTTCATCGACGACAGGCCAACTGACATCGACTTCGATGCTCGGCTCGGTGAACGGGAAGTAACTGGAACGAAACCGTATCTCCCGTTCCTGGCCGAAGAGTCTACGGACGAAGCTGAGAATGGTGCCTTTCAGATCAGCCATGGTGATGTGGGTGCCGATGGCAAGCCCTTCGACCTGTTGAAACTGAATCTCGCTGCGGGTGCTGATCTGTTCATAGCGATAGCACATGCCGGGGAGCACCACGCGAATGGGGTTCGGGCAGTACTTCTTCATGGCATGAATCTGCCCGGGCGAAGTGTGCGTTCGCAGAATGACGCCGGGCGTTTTGGTAAAGAAGGTGTCCCACATGTCGCGGGCTGGGTGTTCCGCAGGCATGTTGAGCAGTTCGAAGTTGTTCTCGTCGGTTTCCACTTCGCGGCTCTGGAATACCTGGAAGCCCATATCAGCGAAGATGCTGAGGATGCGACGCATGGTCTGGGTGGCAGGGTGCAAGCGGCCTTGCACAACAGGCCGGCCGGGCAGGGTGACATCAACGATGTCGGTTGCCAGACTCTTTTCGAGTGCAGCTTGAGCGAGTTCTTTTGCTTTGATTTCTTCAGCAGCGACCAAGGCTTGTTTGACCACATTGATAGCCTGGCCATAAGCCGGACGCTCTGCAGCGGGTAATGCGCCGAGCTTTTTCATCGCTTCGGTGAGCAGGCCGGTTTTGCCCTGGTACTTGGACGACCATGCACGCAAGGCAGCCTCATCCGAGCAGGCAGCCAGTTCAGCGAGAGCGGTGTTTTGGAGTTCGGTGGGGGACATTTTACTTTGTACGCTCGAGAGTTATATGAATTCGATGTTGTTATGCATTTCGGCAGCATCCAGAACTTCCCATATCAAAGCTAAACCATGAATGATCTGGCCCACTGAACGGGATTGAAGTTCGCAGAATGCAACGCCTGCATGGTTTTCAGCACGGGACGCAAGTACCAGAATATCATCATCATGTGAAAAGATCACTCTGCCCGTTTCCTGTGCATAAGCGAATTGTGCTTCATCGGTTGCTGACAAAAGGTTGGCATCCATTACGGTATACACGTCTATACCACGTCGTCTCAGGCCTGCTACCGCAGGATATCGATGAACATTTTCATCCAGGTAGAACTTAACCGTTCGAGCCACGATGATTTGCCATTTTTCTCTGTAGAGCTGAAGAGCCTTGTGCCAGCTTCAGTTTTTCGACCAAGTCCTGTGTTGATTGCATATGCTGGTCGATTTCTTCTTTGTGATCCCAGTAGAAAGCCAACGCAGCATAGACTTTGGCAGGAGTAAGCTGAGGATAACCTTCTACGATTTCATCAACTCCCAACCCCTGAAGCTCATGCAGGACAAAAATATCCTGCACCCGTATTCGAGTGCCTGCAATGCACGGTTTGCCACCACAGATGGCGGGATCAATCGAAATGTACTCGGTCATTAAGGAAGACACGTTCTCAACCCTTAAACACAAAGAGTGCCGACCTGAAGGCCGACACTCTTTAAGATACACAAATTCGCGTGACGTTCACTAGCCCGCTTTTTTCGCGGTGGCAGCAGGGGCAAACTGCTTGGCAAGCGTCACCAACTGATCAAAGCTGGCAGGATCGTGAATGGCGATCTCGCTGAGCATCTTGCGGTCGAGTTCCACGCCTGCACGCTGCAGCCCGGCAATGAACTGGCTATAGGCCATGCCCCGCATACGAGCAGCGGCATTGATACGCATGGTCCAGAGTTGGCGGAAGAGGCGTTTGCGCTGGCGACGATCACGGTAGGCAAAAGCACCGGCACGGGTTACGGTGGTGCGCATCTGCCGATACAGATTGCCTCGGCTTAAATAATACCCTTTGGCCAGCTTGCGGAGCCTGGCACGTCGGCGAAGGACAGTTTTGCCACTACGGGCACGCATGACATTATCTCCGGCTCGACGCTATATCCCGCGTCTGATTTTATCGATAGCCTGCTATCAGCTTCTTGCTGCCAGCGAATTGCTTAATGATTTCCCTGGGTGATCGCCTTGACGATCTTCTTGGCTTCGGTGGTATTGAGCGTAACCGCCTTATCCAGTTTCTGCTTATGGCTGCCCGACATGTGGGCGTTGAGGTGACGACGGCCTTCCCGGCGGAATTTCAGTTTCCCGGTAGCAGTCACCTTGAAGCGGCGTTTGCTCGCTTTATGAGTCTTCATCTTCGGCATGGGTCGCCTGCAATGCAAGAAATACGCCTTATTCTCTAAATAAAGCGTGGTCTGTAACATTAGGGTTCGCAGCCCTGCCCGGCAAGTGTTTCGCCGGAATAATGTGTTTTCGGCTGTCAAGGCTGGAAAATGAGCCACTTTTCAGCCCGTCTTCCACTCCGACTCGCTCAGCGCGTACAATACTCCAGATTAACCTTTCGGGATGATTGACATGGGACAGATCTTCAATGCGGTGGTGGATTTCCTGACAGATGACGGCTGGAAATACACCATTTTAGAAGAAGATCAGGACCTGCTGGCCCTCACCCTCTCTTTCAAGGGACGCAACGGCTCCTGGCAGTGCTTTGCGATTGTGGATGAAGAAAAGCACTGGTTGCGTTTTTATTCGATTCTGCCTGTCCATGTTTCGGAAGACAAACGTCACGAGGCAGCCGAGTTCATCACCCGTGCGAACTATGGCCTGATGCTTGGCAACTACGAGATGGATTTTAACGATGGTGAAGTGCGGTTCAAAACCAGTGTGGATGCCGAGGGTGGCGAACTGACCAAGCCGATGATTGACAACCTGCTGCGATCCAATCTGATCAGTATGGATCGCTATTTTCCGGGAATGATGGCGGTGCTCTACAGCGACCGGACACCAGCTGACATCTACGAAGATATTGCCAACAATGAAGTGGCTGACGACCGCAGCAGTCTGGAAGAAGATGGGTAGTATTATTGTTGTGGCATCAGGAACTGATGCCCGGCATCGATCCAGTTCTTGATCATGTCGGCGGGGACCGATTCGACGTGACCATCAGCGTAGAAATAGTTGGATCGACCAGGCATGGCCTCCCCATAAAGAGGAAAACGATCGGGCTGGATGCCGAGCCTGCCGGTGGTTCGCTGCCAGGCAGTAGCCTTTGGAATCAGCCAACCTTGCGGGAAGATGTAGCCGGGGCCAGGCACACCCGCATGCGGACTGACCGGAAGAATGGCCAAGGCCCGTGACAGGCTGGTGCAATCGCTCAGGCGTTCACAGCTCAACTGCTTGCCGGTAACTGAATCGGTGATACTGGTGCTGAAATAGGGATTGAGTACATAACTGGAACAGAACCTGTTGGGATTAGCCGACAGGTATTTTCGTCGCTCCTCCTTTAATGGATCGGCTGGGCTGATCAGGGCATCATTAAGTTCCCCATAACTGCTGAGCTTGTGAATCCAGCGGTCAAAGGGATCGGACCCGCGATGGTTCACTGGCCTGCCCTGATGCGCCTTGGCATAGGCCAGCCAGGCATGTCCCAGCACACGCAACTGATTTTTCTCTTCCTGATCATCCGCGAGCAGGCGCAGCTTCATGATGGCAGGCAGCAGGAGCGCCAGCAAAATGCCAATAATGGCAATAATCACCAGAAGTTCAACCAGCGTCAGAGCACGTCGATGCTGGCGGCAATAAATCATTTCTGCTCGCTGCACGAAAGAATCAAAAAACATCCGTTATTGCAATAAACTCATTCCCTGAGCATATATTAGGGTATCTTGGTAAACCCTATCAGGTCAAGTAGCAAAATAAAAGAGCCTGGCAAATTTGTGTGCCAGGCACTTGCCGCTTCATTTGTGCTTTATTTCGGCAACTCAAATTGTGCCTGACTTAGAGGCTGTAAAACAACTTTATCCAAGTGTACCACCGGGCTGGTAATCTCCTTGCCGTTAAAGAATTGTGCTCTCTTAAATGGTACTACCAGGCCTTCCACATCCTTGAAATCACCGAATTTGACCAGGTTTATCCCATTGGTTCCTTTTCGAGCCAGGTAGGATAGCTGCAGGATGCGCCCCGAATCTGGATCAATAAACCAGGTGGTGGTGGCACCCTGATAGGCAACATCAAGCTTTTCCAAAGGCTTGCCATCCACCTCGGTAACTCCATTAGCTACGGCAACAAATCCTTTAGCCTGACGATTACGCAGCATGGCCAGTGGCTCACGCAGTGCCTGTCGCTGGGCCACTGCTGTCACCGGTGCATCCAGCTTCCATGCATCCTTGCCAGCAAACTGATAGCCTTTCGATCCATTGAAACCCTGACCATAGGCTGTCGTAAACTTTTCTTCAAAACGGTACTTATCGGGAAAGCTCCATGCTGTGGTGTAGTGCCCGACAAGCTCTTTGCCATTCTGTTTGTAGATATGCCTGCAATGGGTTTCGTAACCTTGGATTGCATCAACCTTGTTGGCACCGCCAAATCCTTCGAGCACTTTGCTCACTAAAACTTTCCCCTGTTCCAATTGCTCTGGTGTGCCTGTTGGAACCATATTGGGTTTCTCGATGTATTGCTCCGGGTCTTTCTTGAATGCATTGCGGCACATCTCCGATGCAAAGACATAGATGCGTCCATCATGGACATAGAATCGGTCAGGGCTGCCCATACCGGTGAATGGCCCCATTTTCCCGCAGGCGCCACCAAACTGGATGCCTCGTTCCACTGGCTGTTTGTCAAAGGCAGCTTTATTTTCTTCCGAGGCAAAGCGATAACGGAACAAGCCATGCGTTGATTCGAGCCCTTCCTTGCCTTGCACTTCCTTTCCTGCTGCCAGTTCGATGGGATCGAGTCCTTTCAGTGCGAGTTTAGGCACGGGTGTTTCTGCTTGGATGCTGGCGAGGAACACCAGCGAGCAAGTTAGACTCAGAACGAAGTGACGCATGACAAACTCCAGATGGAAGAGGATTATTTCTTGAGTGAGGACTGGTGCTTTTTGGAAGCGGGCTTACTGCCCCATTCGGTAGCTGCCGATTGGAGCCGATCAAAGTAGTCACGCAGCCTGTCGATTGCCTGGTCATAGCATTCGATCGTTCGATAAGTGCGGGCCAGCATGACAGCGCCTTCCATCACGGTCAGCACAAAATGAGCCATGTCGCCGGGCTTTGATTCTTCAGGCAACTTGTGGCGGGCTTCTTCCAGGCAACCTTTGACTGCATTTTTCCAATTGTCGAAATTCTCCGCCAGAAGCTGGCGAACGCGGGGATGGCTTTTGGAAAGCTCGAGAGCCAGGTTGCCAATGGGACAACCCATTTGGAATTCACAGACCAGAAGCAGATTGCGGTAGCCATCAAGGATGCCGAACATGCGTTCGAGGGGATCATCGAGCCGATCAAAGACGGGCTGCACCACTTCAGGCCAGAACATCTTCTTGCGCCATTCAAGCGTTGCCAGCAGCAAATCTTCCTTAGTGGGGAAGTAATAGTACAAGCTGCCTCGCAGGATATCCGCAGCTTCGAGAATTTGGGCGATGCCGGTGGCACCATAGCCCTGCTTGAGGAACAGATCAGCAGCAACTTCGATGATGTGTTCACGCACATCGGGAGTGTTTTCAGATGATGAAGTCTTCTCGGACATGACAACCCAGCTTCTTGACTGACCGGTCAAATTATGGCATTGTCGTTTCTTATTGTCAACGATTTTCCCTGTTTTTTGATTATTTTCCCAGCCAGCGGGCTACTTTCAGGATCAGGGCCATGCTCGGAGCATGGGTGATTACCCCCGCCATCACCTGTTCCACTACTTCCTCAAAAGGCAGCACGATGTGTTCAATTTGTTCGGTGCCTTCGGGAGCTATATCAAACTGTTTCAACTGACGCGCCAGATACAACTGTGTTGGCGACAGTATCGAAGCAGTAAACGGATCAAGGCGACCCAGATCAATCCATTCGCTGGCTTCCAGCCCAAGCTCTTCCCGCAATTCACGCTGTGCCGCCTGCAAAGCAGGCTCATCATCATCCCTGCCGCCACTCACGCACTCCAGGGTTGTCTCGCCCACAGCATAGTGAAATTCCCGGGTCAGGTGGGCATCGTTATTCTCATCTATTGCCAGTACACAAACACCTGGCTTGATATGCACCACGGCATACGTTCCCGGCTGGCCATCAGGCCGGGTCACTTCATCCCGTTGAACTTTGACCCAGGGATCGCGGTAGACCCAAGCCCTCGACTTGATGAACCATGGTCCATGTTGCTGATTGATTTTCTGCATAATACCTTCCCTGGTTTATTTGCTCCGTGGCTCAACTCCATGCAGATGCCTGACGAAAAAGTCAGCGCGTCGGCGCGACATGTAGGGTGATTCCGCAGCGCCGTGCGGCCCGCCAGGCACCACGACCAAATCGAAGTCCTTGTTCGCCTTGATCAAGGCATTGACCACCTGCATGGTCGAAGCGGGGTCAACATTGCGATCCATTTCACCCACGATCAACATTAACTTTCCCTGCAGGCGATGTGCCTGGGTGACATTCGACTGTTCTGCATAGTGTGCTCCGATCGGCCAGCTCATCCAGAGTTCGTTCCACCAGATTTTATCCATGCGGTTGTCGTGACAGCCACAGTCTGCCACGCCAACATGATAGAATTCGGGATGCATGAGCAGGCCACGCATGGCATTCTGCCCGCCTGCCGACCCGCCGTAAATCCCAACCCTGGTTAAATCCATGTAGGGATACTTCTCAGCAGCAGCTTTAATCCAGAGCATACGGTCCGGGAAGCCTGCATCGCCGAGGTTCTTCCAGCAGACATCGTGAAAAGCCTTGGAACGATTGGATGTGCCCATGCCATCGATCTGTACAACGATGAAACCCAGTTCAGCCATTGCCTGTACGCGATGAACGGTGCGGAAGTCTTTCGGCACAAACGAATCCTGTGGCCCAGCATAAATGTATTCGATGACTGGATACTTTTTCGTTGGCGAAAAGTTACTGGGCCGATGGATGACTCCATAAATATTCGTGATGCCATCACGCCCTTTTGCGACAAATCGCTCTGGTGGCCTCCAACCCTTGCTTTTCAACCTGGTAATGTCGCCTTCTTCCACAGGCAGGAGCAGTTTCCCATCTTGCGTTGATCGGATGACGGTCGCCGGTGCTTTGTCAACTCGCGACCAGGTATCGACGAAATACTCTCCTGTGGGAGAGAATTCGGTGGTATGTGTACCATCGTCGGTTGTCAGAATTTTCAGATCGTTACCATCGTAATTGACTCTAGCTAGATGCAGGTAATAGGGATCCTGTTCAGCATACACGCCGCTGCAGGTAAACCAGATTTGTCGCTTGTCATCATCAACTTTGACCACGCGGCGGACGACCCAGTTGCCTCGAGTTATCTGGTTCTTTACTTCCCGCCGTTCCGTGTCGATGAGGTAAAGGTGGTTCCAGCCATCCCGTTCGGACATCCAGATGGCCTCACGCTTATCCTTCACGGGGTGCAGGAGAAATTTACCTGCATAGTCAACAAACGTTTTGCTCTGCTCATCAATGACGCATTGGGCGTAACCGGTGTCAGCATCGACCGCAAGCCATCGAAGTACCTGATGTCCGCGCTGGTTATAGAGGAAGGTAAACCGTGCGCTGTCCTTGCTCCATGCATACTGTGATAATGCATAAGGATTGGTGAACAGCTTATCACTCACCTTGATGAGATGCCTGGTGGGAATATCTGCCAGCACTAATGTGGTCTTTGCCAGTTCATCGCCCGGCTTCAGATAGTTCATCTCGTGCAACTTGGGTTGCAACTGATCGCGAGGTGATGATTCAATCAGGTACACTTTGCGTTCCTGGGCTGGCTTCACTCTGAACAACATGACCTTGCGGCTGTGAGGCGCCCAATAGAAGCGTTCGACATAGGGTTCAGCAGCGGTGCCATCTTTCGTCAGTTGTTCTGTTTTGTCTGACTGCTGATGTGTCAGAAAAACATTGTTGTCTTTGACAAAGAGCCGCCACTGCCTGTCCGACGAGATGCGCTGAACGAATTCGCGTTGTCGCTGCAATGGCACACGGCCTGGCGTGCCAGTTCCCGGAGTGCGTGTCAGGGTGCTGTTCCAGCGATCGTACTTCCAGCGTGTGCCATCGATGCGGAAAAAAAACTCGGCAGGGTTTTCACCCAGTTCCACTTCACTGAAAGGCAATTGATCTGGTTCAACCGGTTTCTTGAGCTGGATAGCCAGATCGGCCGCCAGGCGGACGTGATCGAACGCATCCACACGGGTTTTATTACGGACATCTACCCGCAAGAACCTCTGCTTGCCCGCAGGCAACTGTTGTCGATAAACAAACTGCTGACCATCGGTTTGCCAGACAATGCGAGGTCTGATGTTCAGAGCTTCGCCCTGATAGCGTTCATTGAGGGAAGTCGCTCGCTCGTAATCTGCCTTGGTGCCTTGACCCTGCACGCTCACAGCCAGCAAACACCACACACACCATGCCAGACAGCCGTGTTTCATTGCTTTACTTCTCCCGGGCTTAGTTACTATGGTGTCAACCTCACCCACTCAGGGAAAGCAGAATCTGGCACAGGAGAGAATTCTCATGACAGAGGCAATCGGAATCTGACGGCTGTATGGCTATAGAATGGGAGAAATCGAGATATCGCCGATGCCAGACCTGGAATCAATATCGCGGGAGAGTGACTGGGGTGTGCCACTGCCCGGGGAGATCGTACCGCCGGAACAGCAGGCCCATACTCATCTGAAGCGATTGCCTTTGGGACAATTTCAGGTTGCAGCCGTCTTTGGACACAATGCCCGGCTGGTCGTCGATCTGTGTTGTGGCAACGGGCGTTCTGTCATACAGCAAGCGCTGGCTCACCCCGAGAACGTCTATTTGGGAATTGATATTTTCAATGGGTCCATTCGCCACGCGGTTCGCCGGGCTAATCGCCGGGGGTTGCATAACGTCCGTTTTGCGGTAGCTGATGCGCTGGAAGTGGTGAGTCGATTGCTGGGCGATGCGATGGTTGCCGAACTGCATCTCTATCATCCGCAGCCGGTATATGACCTGGCCCAGGCACACAAGCGATTGCTCACGCCGCGGTTTCTGTTGCACGTGCATCGGGTGCTCAAAGCTGATGGCCGTTTCATTCTGCAGACCGATCATCCAGCTTACTGGACTTACCTGAAGCAGATTCTGCCTCTTTACTTTCACGTTCAGGAATATGACACACCCTGGCATGATGCACCGGAGGGCAGAACCCGTCGGGAAATCCTCGCCCGCCAGATGGGGCTGCCCATCTTCCGTGCTGAGTGCATGCCACTCGCCAACCTGGATCGACAACAAGCCCTGGAGCAGGCAGATCAACTGCCGCTACCCCGTTTTGATGCTGATAGAAGACTGCAGGCACTCGATGAACGGGAGAAGGATGACTCTGGATTGTAGTCCTCTCTCTCCGAGAGAGGACAGCGATGGTGAGTGCACATTAAACGAAGAGATGATCGAGACGGACGCCTGTCTCCGCATCATCACTCGGAGAGTGATGACTACAATATTGCTCACCCCTGACCCCTCTACTCTCGTTTAATACTTCCACTCCATCCTGAAGAATGGGCCGTGGTAATCGAACTGCTGGCTGCCACTGCCTTCCATCACTGCCAGGTCCTTGAAGAACCAGGTCTCATACAGGTAGCCTGCGGAGAAACTCAATCGGTCGCAATACTGAGGCGGAGCGTAGCGTAAGGCAAGCTGGGCCCCGGTATGCCAGACGATACCACCTTCGGATCGCTGTGCTTCATCATAGTCGAATTCGCCATCAATCACCGATTCAATGGTGGCACGGGCACGGTAACTGCCCCACTGAATACCTGCATCGACCAGACCACTCAGCGACAAGCCCGTATCAGCCCAGGGCAACTCCATGCGTAAACCAGCGCGAGGGCCTGCTCCGATGAACTGCTGTCTCCAGCGCACATCAATGTAGCTTGGATCGAATGAAACAAAATCGAATCCATAGAAGTCCTGGAAATCAGAGACCGTCAGACGTGCCGACAGATCCCATCGTGCCCGAATGACCGACAGCAGCGGAAACACTTCTGACTGTACACCGAAATCGACGGCATGCAATTCGGTCGAACGGTAGAACGAAAACAGGGTATCGGTAAACGGCTCATACGCCTGCTGATTCGAATCGCTGTACAGTCCTCGATATCCAATGTAAGGGTTCCAGGCACCCCGGTTCAGCGTGCCAAATTCAAACCGTGGCGACAACGTCCAATCGACATTGGAGGAAAATGCCGGGCCACCATCCATCGACGGATTGGTCAGCCGAGGCTGCACCACCGCAAAATCGAGGTTGAAATAGTAGCTGGGCAGATACGTCTCTTCGATCATTGGCGATGGGAGTGAGCGCACTTCGACAGGGGTCAAAGAGCCCTCCTGTGCCCACAGGCTGACAGCAGTTCCCAGAAGGATGCAGGTGGCAAGCAATGTTCTCATCATCATCCAGACTCCGCGGCAAACATACATGGACCGCCGACATAGCGAATGGATGATTTTTTCGCAAGGGGAGATTGGGGAGACGTTGCGATGTTTGATCAACTCATACACTACCCCCATGAAACTGGTCATTCTTGATTACGGCATAGGCAATTTGCGCAGTGTGCAGAAAGCCTTTGAAAAGGCAGGCGTTGCTGCTTCACTCTCCAGCGATCTGCAGCAGATTGCCGAAGCTGATCGCCTGGTGCTGCCTGGCGTGGGGGCCTTCAGCGACTGCATGGAGAAGTTCACCGCAGCGGGCATGCGTGAACCGGTATTGCGACATCTACAACAGGATAAGCCGTTCCTGGGCATCTGTGTCGGCATGCAGATGCTGTTCACCCGCAGCCACGAGAATGGCCTGCATGATGGCTTGAAGGTGCTCGCGGGTGAAGTGGTTCGCTTTCCACAGCGTGAAGGGTACAAGGTGCCGCACATGGGCTGGAATCAGGTGCGGGCTGTCAACCAGAACCCGTTCTGGATCCACTTGAAGCAACCTGCCTGGTTTTATTTTGTGCATTCATATTACTGTGTGCCGGGCGATGCCTCGGTGGTGGCACTGGAAGCCGATTACCCGGAACCGTTTTGTGCCGCAGTGCAGCGTGGCAGAATGCTGGCAACGCAGTTTCACCCGGAAAAGAGCCAGCAGGCTGGCTTGGCGTTGATCAAGCAGTTTGTGGAGATGTGATTCCCTTCTCCACCTTGGAGAGAAGGGTTAGTGATGAGGGGTTCTCAATAGTATTTAACCATGTCGATTAACTAATCTGGTTAAACACGAGGTGAAGCCCCTCACCCCCGGCCCCTCTTCCCACGGGG is part of the Planctomycetia bacterium genome and harbors:
- a CDS encoding YHS domain-containing protein — protein: MRHFVLSLTCSLVFLASIQAETPVPKLALKGLDPIELAAGKEVQGKEGLESTHGLFRYRFASEENKAAFDKQPVERGIQFGGACGKMGPFTGMGSPDRFYVHDGRIYVFASEMCRNAFKKDPEQYIEKPNMVPTGTPEQLEQGKVLVSKVLEGFGGANKVDAIQGYETHCRHIYKQNGKELVGHYTTAWSFPDKYRFEEKFTTAYGQGFNGSKGYQFAGKDAWKLDAPVTAVAQRQALREPLAMLRNRQAKGFVAVANGVTEVDGKPLEKLDVAYQGATTTWFIDPDSGRILQLSYLARKGTNGINLVKFGDFKDVEGLVVPFKRAQFFNGKEITSPVVHLDKVVLQPLSQAQFELPK
- a CDS encoding TetR/AcrR family transcriptional regulator; the protein is MSEKTSSSENTPDVREHIIEVAADLFLKQGYGATGIAQILEAADILRGSLYYYFPTKEDLLLATLEWRKKMFWPEVVQPVFDRLDDPLERMFGILDGYRNLLLVCEFQMGCPIGNLALELSKSHPRVRQLLAENFDNWKNAVKGCLEEARHKLPEESKPGDMAHFVLTVMEGAVMLARTYRTIECYDQAIDRLRDYFDRLQSAATEWGSKPASKKHQSSLKK
- a CDS encoding NUDIX hydrolase, whose product is MQKINQQHGPWFIKSRAWVYRDPWVKVQRDEVTRPDGQPGTYAVVHIKPGVCVLAIDENNDAHLTREFHYAVGETTLECVSGGRDDDEPALQAAQRELREELGLEASEWIDLGRLDPFTASILSPTQLYLARQLKQFDIAPEGTEQIEHIVLPFEEVVEQVMAGVITHAPSMALILKVARWLGK
- a CDS encoding DPP IV N-terminal domain-containing protein — its product is MKHGCLAWCVWCLLAVSVQGQGTKADYERATSLNERYQGEALNIRPRIVWQTDGQQFVYRQQLPAGKQRFLRVDVRNKTRVDAFDHVRLAADLAIQLKKPVEPDQLPFSEVELGENPAEFFFRIDGTRWKYDRWNSTLTRTPGTGTPGRVPLQRQREFVQRISSDRQWRLFVKDNNVFLTHQQSDKTEQLTKDGTAAEPYVERFYWAPHSRKVMLFRVKPAQERKVYLIESSPRDQLQPKLHEMNYLKPGDELAKTTLVLADIPTRHLIKVSDKLFTNPYALSQYAWSKDSARFTFLYNQRGHQVLRWLAVDADTGYAQCVIDEQSKTFVDYAGKFLLHPVKDKREAIWMSERDGWNHLYLIDTERREVKNQITRGNWVVRRVVKVDDDKRQIWFTCSGVYAEQDPYYLHLARVNYDGNDLKILTTDDGTHTTEFSPTGEYFVDTWSRVDKAPATVIRSTQDGKLLLPVEEGDITRLKSKGWRPPERFVAKGRDGITNIYGVIHRPSNFSPTKKYPVIEYIYAGPQDSFVPKDFRTVHRVQAMAELGFIVVQIDGMGTSNRSKAFHDVCWKNLGDAGFPDRMLWIKAAAEKYPYMDLTRVGIYGGSAGGQNAMRGLLMHPEFYHVGVADCGCHDNRMDKIWWNELWMSWPIGAHYAEQSNVTQAHRLQGKLMLIVGEMDRNVDPASTMQVVNALIKANKDFDLVVVPGGPHGAAESPYMSRRRADFFVRHLHGVEPRSK
- a CDS encoding methyltransferase domain-containing protein produces the protein MPDLESISRESDWGVPLPGEIVPPEQQAHTHLKRLPLGQFQVAAVFGHNARLVVDLCCGNGRSVIQQALAHPENVYLGIDIFNGSIRHAVRRANRRGLHNVRFAVADALEVVSRLLGDAMVAELHLYHPQPVYDLAQAHKRLLTPRFLLHVHRVLKADGRFILQTDHPAYWTYLKQILPLYFHVQEYDTPWHDAPEGRTRREILARQMGLPIFRAECMPLANLDRQQALEQADQLPLPRFDADRRLQALDEREKDDSGL
- the hisH gene encoding imidazole glycerol phosphate synthase subunit HisH — encoded protein: MKLVILDYGIGNLRSVQKAFEKAGVAASLSSDLQQIAEADRLVLPGVGAFSDCMEKFTAAGMREPVLRHLQQDKPFLGICVGMQMLFTRSHENGLHDGLKVLAGEVVRFPQREGYKVPHMGWNQVRAVNQNPFWIHLKQPAWFYFVHSYYCVPGDASVVALEADYPEPFCAAVQRGRMLATQFHPEKSQQAGLALIKQFVEM